Within Planococcus citri chromosome 2, ihPlaCitr1.1, whole genome shotgun sequence, the genomic segment aacagatgacaacgaaagtgctcaattttcacaactttgggaacccttgAATTGGTTTTGCAATTATGTGATGATGATTTCGGAACCGGGAAATGGACCTCTTTCGAGAGAATAAGTATTGCAAAAATGCGCAACTTtatttattgcaaatttcatGCAGAACGATTCTCATTTCAAGTATGAATTTAGTCGTATAGGTTGCTTAGTTTTCGAACTAGAGCGCAAAATATGCGATTTCAGCCGACCTGCccatcaaaatggctgccattttgatagTAGGGGCCactattttttttggcaattgatTTGccttgaattgattttcaaaaaagttgtcccagaagATCGgcggagggggggtgcaattgtTCCttttgtcatatgccggacaaTATTACGAATCCATGAGTTTTGATGACAACGAATTCCATGTCAGGTGCCTGTTCTTTGATAACATCAGTATTgtgcttcatttttatgaagaaTCAACCTTCGGAAGATGAATGGATTTCTAAAGCTGAGCTAAAGTACTTTGAATCTCAACAAGAAGATATCTCAActagttcgaaaaaaaatgtaagcttAATACCACATCGAGATACTCGTATCCTTGAAGTGAAGTTTCCCTCGCGACAACCACTGAtaaacacgaattttttcacaggTTAAACATCCGTACAGGAGTATGCTGTTATCACCAGCAATTTGGGCCTTGTTTGTTGTTAGGTTCTCGCACGTGTGGGTGGTAACCATCTTGATTACCTTTCTTCCGTTGTATTACAAAGGTGAGTGATTGTTGAGAACTTGAGATTGACCAACATCCCaactactacctacctatacctacatcgACGATAGGATAGGTATTATGCAATCCTACAGAATATTGAATTCAGTCCCATCGATTACAGACACAACTGtggaaagtattgaaaaaataggATTATTTTCTTCGGTTCCCAACGCAGCCAGTAGTTTCATCATACCCATTTGTGGGATATTACTCGACTACAGCAGAAAAGTCAATATCCCAGTAACATTGGTGAGTGCTGAGAACACTGACTCAAAAATTATCgcacaataattttgaattaatattaATATTTCTTGCTAATAGATGCACAAAATGGTAATCGGTGGTTCATTTGCTATCTGCAGCGCTCTGTTCTTGAGCAGTGTGTTCGTTTCCAATTTCATTGTGTCGATGGTTGCTTTCAGTCTGATACAGATGTTTTCAGGCATCATTATTCTGATCACGCAGTAAGTagataatacatatgtacctagcacatactacctacctaataaggCACTTTTCCAGTAGGACCACTTTGATTTCTCAATATtcgattattcaaaattcacaaagaaTGGAGAGCTagtcgatgaaatttgaaacgcTCAAGCTCAACTGACAATGAcgaagtcaaaaattgaaaattataggaatgattcacaaattggaaatttttttagtgcaGACTCTTTCGAACTTCAAAAACAGGGTCTCAAATGCACCGAATGACACAACGATCCCGAATTCGATTCCATAAGAACTTCTTCAGCCTTCAACATGTCCTCAACTCAAACTAATTagaataccaaaaatttttttttaaaatggcgcGTAATTAATACTTACATCATTTTGATCGATGATTTTTTAGGGTATCTGCGTGACTTCGAATACTTATCcctctattttttgtatgatcGAATTTCCCACATCTCGTGGCTCTCAAGccctcaaaattcaataaaaatgcacAGAAAAATATCGATTTGCACTGATTTAAggtcgctgaattcgaatatctaagtactttttttctgatttgactCCTCTGGGACGttattcatttctcaaaatgaaaccTGTGAGGGAGCATTGAAAACTCCACCGAAACCTTCCaccctgaaaataaaaatacgtatgtaAAAATCTGATCCAATTTGAAGGCTGAATTCAAAATGttaggtacttgatttttctcaattcgacCACTgtgcccctcccccccccccaaatgctCCCAAACAtagtcaaaaaatcgaaaattaaaaatactaagTGACAAGTCAGTTTCTAAGGTTTTTGAGGGTGCTGAGCTCGAATATTCACTAAATTGTCATTATAAATTaggtactggtaatttttaacgAATGACTGACTTTTTGACAGCCATGTTTCCTCATTTGGACTAACGTGCGATTCACAAATGTGCAAATTTAAtcactgacatttttttttttttgcagaataatCATCATCAGTGTAGCCCCAAACAGTAGCGGAGCTGTTGCTGGACTAGTTACTTTCGTTGCTTCGGTGAGAAATATTTTAGCACGAGAAACGACAGGATACATGACGACCAATCGAGTAAGTGTTCAAAAAGTAATCGCCAGCTTACAAGAAGTCTATATTTTTCGCTCagaaaacaatttcattttcaaataggtaatatttttttttttttttttggtgtagaGTATGGAAGAATGGAATAACTGTTTCATTTTGTCAAGTGTGATACTGATGCTAAGTGCTGTGATATTTGCTTTTTACGGATCGAGCGAAGCTCAATCGTGGTCAAAGTCGCCAAATCCAGATGATCTCGCTCACGAAAATcagaccaaaaaaatcacttcgtaGAACATAATTCATCATATTTTTACCGATTGTCCCATCTTTAAACATGAGACCAATTCAACATacagtaataaaattttcaaaaccttttctAAAGTTGTTcgcaaaaaatcgtaaaaattataaataaatactCGAATACTTTAGAAGATCACATTTATGGTACATACCTACTCTTAATTTCGCAAGAAGGATGCTCAGAAAGATGCGTTTGTTGTTCACAGAGCAATCAGAGCATGGCAGAATGGAATAATTGCTTCATCTTGTCGAGCGGTATTGCATTTCTGAATGCTGTTGTATTTTTAAGCTACCTACGGATCCAGTGAATCTCAAAGCTAGGCAACATCACAGCCAGCGCCCATTCAGCAATATGATTCCGTtcatttggatgaaaaaaacagcaaactttgacaaatttcaacaaatactGCATACATTTGGTTTTCAGATCTGTCTTTCAATACATTACCTACTCACTTTTCATGTCTTATTGTtacttgaaacattttcagaagCAAGGAGTTAGGTACAAGTGTTGGCAACTTTTTggaatatgtacctataggtaggtactcaaaattcagaaattttcaaaccattttaggaatttcaaaatgtttttagcagagaaaatctcaaaaatttcaacctaggAGTCTACAATATTAaacatttaggtacctaccatgtAAACAAACGAAACATATCGCACTACATTTAGCcatcatcgaaaaaaatatccccATTTTGAAGGAATCAACACCAGTTAAGTGCACATCACTTTGCAATATCCTAATGTTACACAATGCACAGTGACAGTGGCTAAGTGGCTTTCTTTCTTTCCTCGTTTCTTCTTAAATTCACTTATTCCATACGAAGTATCTCTAAAAttggctttcaaaaaattcaaggacGATATATTTATAGATAATAATCGTAAATGTAACTTTATTGCACTCGAGAGCATAATTCGTCACTAATCTCTAAAGCTGCCTCACGTGATGAGTTTTTAAACtgtattttctaaattaaacATACACATCTCAATCATAATTCAACACAAAGTACACATGCACCTAAAAATAAACCTAGATAAGAATTCTACTTGAAAGAGCCAAATTGGGAAAGGAAATTCAGAACAACAGTTCAATGTTGAAACGACTGGTGAGAGGCCGAGCAGCTGCACAAAAAGCACATCACATTGCCTACCCACAAGAAATTCCAAGACAGCATACCATGAAGCAGCCACTTGAAGAAACCGATCAAAACCTATCGATACTACAGCAAGAGAGTttattgtaaacatttttgaactaaattatcaattgaaaaattcttagcaGAGATCACCCAACATTGATCACATCATCACGTtatttttctgcagaaaaacaccgGCACCAAAACCACCTTCACTATGGTTTTCGAAACGATTCCTGGTTGTTATTTTTATGTTCCTGTGTTATATGAATACGACTTTCATACGATTCAATATCAGTATTGCGGTGGTCGAGATGACTTCGAGCAAGAAAATTGGAGATGGTAATTCAACTACAACTCAAGTAAGCATCGGGAAATCAATTAATTAATACTTGCATTGTTACcaatttactttttaattttatttgaacaaGATCTATATCATTTTGAGCCATTCATTTAAAATCCacaaaatctgattttgaatttgattcgtCTTACCAGTAAGCTATTCAAAAATCCTCCCACTTTAAGATTTTCGTTcaatgtgattttgaattttaatacatCTGACAAGTGAACCTCTTGAGGAGTCACCCTCCAATTTGAatgggaccgcaatttttggaaagagcgtgGTACAAAACCTccatagggtcattccacgtcaattggaccaagaagtggtaggtgggttcggcgatttttttgaaatttttcctgtggaaagaccttccgaagggatgaccaatggcgcaaatcgcagccctctagctcagttttaacggcagccagggggtgtcaaagttttcagtgaacctaaaatatcatccatttcagcagtggattgctcgataaccgcgatacctacaaaaatggaactttttcccatagttagaagTTTTGAAAGGCATTCTGGTGAtaccataaaaatcagtgttgtcactttttttcgtacaaaaaattagctcaaaaagtttcaaaacgtaatttccatatcgttccgactctcaaaaattctgaaaaaaatatattatggacaactgttcattctgaacaacatattaaaaaattgggatggtaacttgtaacaaagtcgatttaaaaaaatttaaactttgcaaaaaaatgcgattttttgatttaaaacatgaaaaaaagttttgattggtaaagttgacccatttgatccctattttcacgtttctgttgaaaaatttggaaaaacccctttcactcaataaaatgaactcatcacaaaaaatcaaaattcaaaaaaaaagataattttatttttttgctgtgagtgagatttttatcaactttttcatgaaatacgtcagaaagtggtcaaaataagacaactgaatgaatttaaacttttttcgatgtttgaaattgaaaaattgatttttttcaaattttgatttttttgtgatgagttcattgagtgaaaggggttttttcaactttttcaacagaaacgtgaaaatagggatcaaatgggtcaactttaccaatcaaaactttttttcatgttttaaatcaaaaaatcgcatttttttgcaaagttaaaatttttttaaatcgactttgttacaagttaccattccaattttttaatatgttgttcagaatgaacagttgtccataatatatttttttcagaatttttgagagtcggaacgatatgaaaattacgttttgaaactttttgagctaattttttgtacgaaaaaaagtgacaacactgatttttatgatatcaccaaaaagcctttcaacctctaactatgggaaaaagttccatttttgtaggtatcgcggttatcgagcaatgcactgctgaaatggatgatattttaggttcactgaaaactttgacaccccctggctgccgttaaaaatgagctagagggctgcgatttgcgccattggtcatccctttggaaggtctttccataggaaaaatttcaaaaaaatcgccgaacccacctaccccacttcttggtccaattgacgtggaatgaccccataatcaatttttcagttgcccaacttcatttttcgatttttagggagcatttgaaaattcaaatttgactgtttttgatgatttatgcttttttttaaaaaaaaagtacgtaattgatcagtaaaaatgatcacaattagtcctaaaactgatattaattctccaaatccaaatttcaccatttccagtcattccaGAGCCTCCAACGAGATTTTTAAAtctttccagaattttgaatatgccccagaagacgtgaatatgaagttgggcagctaaaaatcgagtggtGGGTTATAGtggacctgtttaacgagtttatctacatttgagtcgattttgggaaggacacctcaagag encodes:
- the LOC135837212 gene encoding vesicular glutamate transporter 3-like, which encodes MKQLHQECHQNIAMLQQESLLKTPPTAKPPSLWFSKRFLVVIFMFLCYMNTAFIRFNISIAVVEMTSSKEIEDGNSTSTRPPEFNWDSKTVGSVFSMFYYGGLVSFMGGYVVSKLGGATSCALCLMLSGITTVLHPITSSHNFYAFLIIRFLTGVFENFLTISVSDVSSKWIVKNERSKLTSFSISGLRVGMAIVHGFCGYLAHGWGWPMIFYVTGACSLITSVLCFIFMKNQPSEDEWISKAELKYFESQQEDISTSSKKNVKHPYRSMLLSPAIWALFVVRFSHVWVVTILITFLPLYYKDTTVESIEKIGLFSSVPNAASSFIIPICGILLDYSRKVNIPVTLMHKMVIGGSFAICSALFLSSVFVSNFIVSMVAFSLIQMFSGIIILITQIIIISVAPNSSGAVAGLVTFVASVRNILARETTGYMTTNRSMEEWNNCFILSSVILMLSAVIFAFYGSSEAQSWSKSPNPDDLAHENQTKKITS